A region of Subdoligranulum variabile DNA encodes the following proteins:
- a CDS encoding sugar O-acetyltransferase, which translates to MTEREKMLAGQLYDCGDPELLAQWHRAKDLIRDYNQLDSADAAEKDRILTELLGGRGANLWVTAPFYVDYGNNIYFGNNCEVNMNCTFLDDNRIVIGDNALIAPNVQIYTAFHPTNAVDRFGPLREDGSFSFCKTRTAPVIIGNSVWIGGGAILLPGVHIGDNVVIGAGSVVTHDIPSDSIAFGNPCRVVRKNG; encoded by the coding sequence ATGACAGAACGTGAAAAGATGCTTGCCGGACAGCTGTATGACTGCGGAGATCCGGAATTGCTGGCACAATGGCACCGGGCCAAGGACCTCATCCGGGACTACAACCAGCTGGACTCCGCCGATGCCGCAGAAAAGGACCGCATCCTGACCGAGTTGCTGGGTGGACGGGGCGCCAATCTGTGGGTCACAGCCCCTTTTTATGTGGACTACGGAAACAATATTTATTTTGGGAACAACTGCGAAGTCAATATGAACTGCACCTTTCTGGATGATAACCGCATCGTGATCGGCGACAATGCCTTGATTGCCCCCAATGTGCAGATTTATACGGCATTCCATCCCACCAACGCGGTCGACCGGTTCGGCCCGTTGAGGGAGGACGGCTCTTTTTCCTTTTGCAAGACCCGGACCGCGCCGGTCATCATCGGCAACAGCGTCTGGATCGGTGGCGGCGCCATTCTGCTGCCGGGGGTACATATCGGCGACAACGTAGTCATCGGTGCCGGCAGTGTCGTCACCCATGACATTCCCTCCGACAGTATCGCGTTCGGCAATCCCTGCCGTGTGGTGCGCAAGAATGGCTGA
- the asnB gene encoding asparagine synthase (glutamine-hydrolyzing) gives MCGIAGQIGRNPRAIQGNYAAYCAMQRTMARRGPDQRGMYISGRAALIHARLAVVDLENGCQPMQLDWQGESYTLVYNGELYNTPELRAALENRGHRFIGHSDTEVLLHAYAEWGASCVDRFNGIFAFAVWEAHGGKLFLARDRCGVKPLFYAKTRDSLIFGSEIKTVLAHPAVPPRVDANGLAEVLLLGPGRIPGSGVFQNVHELLPGQYGIYEADSGHLLLHRYWQLVDHEHPDDFTATAHKVRDLLMDAIQRQLVSDVPVATFLSGGLDSSLISAVADAQFTAQGKTLHTFSVGYKDNKRYFHETKFQPGPDAPFIRMMNDFLHAEHHWITLDTPELVPALYAAVEARDLPGMADVDASLLAFCRYIKPHATVALSGECADEIFGGYPWYRDPTIREKYGFPWAQSTAYRASFLKPGVLDGIDPEGFVDAQYQKTLAETSVRPGLSPLEQRMRQMMSLNFHWFMQTLLDRKDRMSMYSGLEVRVPFCDYRIAEYLYSVPWEFKDYQGKEKGLLREAMTGVLPPEVLWRKKSPYPKTWNPGYLAAVSAELTKVLEDPAAPLLRIIRAEALEKLLASGADNPVPWYGQLMTTPQTIAWFLQLNYWLQTYQVELV, from the coding sequence ATGTGCGGAATAGCGGGGCAGATCGGGCGCAACCCGCGCGCCATTCAGGGCAACTATGCCGCCTATTGCGCCATGCAGCGCACGATGGCACGCCGGGGACCGGACCAGCGGGGCATGTACATCAGCGGACGGGCGGCATTGATCCATGCACGGCTGGCAGTGGTGGACTTGGAAAATGGCTGTCAGCCCATGCAGCTGGACTGGCAGGGAGAAAGCTATACCCTTGTGTATAACGGCGAGCTTTACAATACGCCGGAACTGCGGGCGGCCCTGGAAAACCGGGGACACCGTTTTATCGGTCATTCCGACACCGAGGTGCTGCTGCATGCTTATGCCGAATGGGGAGCGTCCTGTGTGGATCGCTTTAACGGCATTTTTGCCTTTGCGGTGTGGGAGGCCCATGGGGGCAAGCTGTTTCTGGCGAGGGACCGGTGTGGGGTCAAGCCTCTGTTTTATGCCAAGACCCGGGACAGCCTGATCTTCGGCAGCGAGATCAAGACGGTACTGGCGCACCCGGCGGTCCCGCCGCGCGTGGATGCCAATGGGCTGGCGGAAGTGCTGCTGCTGGGGCCGGGTCGTATACCGGGCAGCGGGGTGTTCCAGAATGTGCATGAACTGTTGCCGGGACAGTACGGAATCTATGAGGCAGACAGCGGCCACCTTTTGCTGCATCGTTACTGGCAGTTGGTGGACCATGAGCATCCGGATGATTTTACCGCAACGGCACACAAAGTGCGGGATCTCCTCATGGATGCCATCCAGCGGCAGCTGGTATCGGATGTGCCGGTGGCAACCTTCCTTTCGGGCGGGTTGGATTCAAGCCTGATTTCTGCTGTGGCGGATGCACAGTTTACGGCACAGGGCAAGACGCTGCACACCTTCTCGGTGGGCTATAAAGATAACAAACGCTATTTCCACGAGACCAAGTTTCAGCCCGGGCCGGATGCGCCTTTTATCCGGATGATGAACGACTTCCTCCATGCTGAACATCACTGGATCACGCTGGATACGCCGGAACTGGTCCCGGCATTGTATGCGGCGGTGGAGGCGCGGGATCTGCCGGGGATGGCGGATGTGGATGCCTCTCTGCTGGCGTTCTGCCGGTACATCAAGCCTCACGCCACAGTGGCCCTTTCCGGTGAATGTGCTGACGAAATTTTTGGCGGGTATCCGTGGTACAGGGATCCCACCATACGGGAAAAATATGGCTTCCCCTGGGCGCAGTCCACCGCCTACCGCGCCAGTTTCCTCAAACCTGGCGTGCTGGACGGGATCGATCCCGAAGGATTTGTGGATGCCCAATACCAGAAAACGCTGGCCGAGACATCGGTGCGCCCCGGGCTCTCGCCGCTGGAACAGCGGATGCGGCAGATGATGAGCCTGAACTTCCACTGGTTCATGCAGACGCTTCTGGACCGCAAGGACCGCATGAGTATGTACAGCGGCCTGGAGGTGCGCGTGCCGTTCTGTGATTACCGCATTGCGGAATACCTCTACTCGGTACCGTGGGAATTCAAGGATTATCAGGGAAAGGAAAAAGGATTGCTGCGGGAAGCGATGACCGGTGTTTTGCCGCCGGAGGTGCTCTGGCGCAAAAAGAGTCCCTATCCCAAGACCTGGAATCCCGGGTATCTGGCGGCGGTGTCCGCCGAGCTTACAAAAGTATTGGAAGATCCGGCGGCGCCGCTGCTACGGATCATACGGGCCGAAGCGCTGGAAAAACTGCTGGCCTCCGGTGCCGACAATCCGGTGCCGTGGTACGGACAGCTCATGACGACTCCGCAGACCATCGCATGGTTTCTGCAGCTCAACTACTGGTTACAGACCTACCAGGTGGAACTGGTATAA
- the coaBC gene encoding bifunctional phosphopantothenoylcysteine decarboxylase/phosphopantothenate--cysteine ligase CoaBC, whose protein sequence is MQLKGKTIVLGITGGIAAYKMPNVAHALVKMGANVHVLMTKHATEFIAPLVFETLTNRRCIVDTFDRNFQYDVAHVSLANAADLMLIAPATANVIAKMAHGLADDMLTTVTLAATCPKLVAPAMNTHMLENPITQDNLKTLEHYGFTVIPSGSGLLACGDVGSGRLPEEGVLVDYVLRELACEKDLRGKKIVVSAGATQEPMDPVRYLTNHSTGKMGYAVARACMLRGADVTLLSSTGCTLPPVPFVKMVPYTTAEDLFDAVRQHAMDADALVMAAAVADYRPATVAEDKVKKQDGEMTLALERTQDILAWVGDHKPEKLFVCGFSMETRDLIENSTAKLHKKHMDMIVANNLKVPGAGFGVDTNVVTLITEQGSESLPLQSKDAVAHRIADAIAAVR, encoded by the coding sequence ATGCAGCTCAAAGGAAAGACGATTGTTCTCGGCATCACCGGGGGAATCGCTGCGTATAAAATGCCCAATGTGGCCCACGCGCTGGTCAAGATGGGAGCCAATGTGCATGTGCTGATGACCAAGCACGCCACCGAATTTATTGCGCCGCTGGTGTTTGAAACGCTGACAAACCGCCGCTGTATTGTGGATACATTTGACCGCAATTTCCAGTACGATGTGGCCCATGTATCCCTGGCCAACGCGGCAGATCTTATGCTCATTGCGCCGGCCACGGCCAACGTCATCGCCAAGATGGCCCACGGTCTGGCCGATGACATGCTCACCACCGTGACGCTGGCCGCAACCTGTCCCAAGTTGGTGGCGCCGGCCATGAATACCCATATGCTGGAAAACCCCATCACCCAGGATAATCTGAAAACGCTGGAGCATTATGGTTTTACGGTGATTCCGTCGGGATCCGGCCTGCTGGCCTGCGGAGACGTGGGATCGGGACGGCTGCCTGAAGAGGGGGTCCTGGTGGACTATGTGCTGCGGGAACTGGCCTGTGAGAAGGATCTGCGCGGCAAGAAAATCGTGGTATCGGCCGGTGCCACCCAGGAACCGATGGATCCGGTGCGGTACCTGACCAACCATTCCACCGGCAAGATGGGCTATGCCGTGGCACGGGCCTGCATGCTGCGCGGCGCCGACGTGACGCTGCTGTCTTCCACAGGCTGTACGCTGCCGCCGGTGCCTTTTGTCAAGATGGTGCCCTATACAACCGCAGAGGATCTGTTTGATGCGGTGCGGCAGCATGCGATGGATGCCGATGCGCTGGTGATGGCGGCCGCCGTGGCAGATTATCGCCCTGCGACGGTGGCGGAAGATAAGGTCAAAAAGCAGGACGGGGAGATGACCCTGGCGTTGGAGCGCACCCAGGACATTCTGGCCTGGGTGGGTGACCATAAACCCGAAAAGCTGTTTGTCTGCGGTTTCTCCATGGAAACGCGGGATCTGATCGAAAACTCCACGGCAAAGCTGCACAAAAAGCATATGGATATGATCGTGGCGAATAATCTGAAAGTGCCCGGTGCCGGATTCGGCGTGGACACCAATGTGGTGACGCTCATTACGGAGCAGGGAAGCGAGTCGCTGCCGCTGCAAAGCAAAGATGCCGTGGCGCATCGGATTGCCGATGCGATTGCAGCCGTGCGCTGA
- a CDS encoding type III pantothenate kinase translates to MVLAVDIGNSNICIGGLVGESHREVLFTTRMVTRPRCTGDEYAAELKFLLGRLRVDCSACEGVIVCSVVPSLTAPLADACRRLTGKEALIVSCALDTGLTFRVDEPWRVGRDRIADAAAAAALYPLPCMTVDLGTATTYNVLSAQREFLGGFIVPGVQTSLRAISAGTAQLPPIAPEPPSNLIGRNTVEALNNGAMFGTAAMLDGLAERVEAQLGAPLTVIATGGLAPYIMPCCRRKIIYDSDLLFKGLALLWERNQDHLT, encoded by the coding sequence ATGGTACTGGCGGTGGACATCGGAAATTCCAACATCTGCATCGGAGGCCTTGTGGGGGAAAGCCATCGGGAGGTGCTGTTCACCACCCGTATGGTCACCCGTCCCCGCTGCACGGGCGACGAATATGCCGCCGAACTGAAATTTCTGTTGGGGCGGCTTCGGGTGGATTGTTCCGCGTGTGAAGGTGTTATTGTATGCAGTGTGGTGCCCAGTCTGACCGCTCCGCTGGCCGACGCCTGCCGCCGTCTGACCGGCAAAGAGGCGCTGATTGTCAGCTGCGCACTGGATACCGGTCTGACCTTCCGGGTGGACGAGCCCTGGCGTGTGGGGCGTGACCGCATCGCCGATGCGGCCGCGGCCGCCGCCCTGTATCCGCTGCCCTGCATGACGGTGGATCTGGGCACCGCCACAACCTACAATGTGCTTTCCGCCCAGCGGGAATTCCTGGGCGGGTTCATCGTGCCGGGCGTTCAGACCAGTCTGCGGGCCATCAGTGCCGGCACGGCCCAGCTGCCCCCCATTGCCCCCGAACCGCCGAGCAATCTCATCGGCCGCAACACCGTGGAGGCACTGAACAATGGTGCCATGTTCGGCACCGCAGCCATGCTGGACGGTCTGGCCGAACGGGTGGAGGCTCAGTTGGGGGCGCCGTTGACAGTGATTGCCACCGGCGGACTGGCTCCTTACATCATGCCTTGCTGCCGACGCAAAATCATTTACGATTCCGACCTTCTCTTCAAAGGCCTGGCGTTGCTTTGGGAGCGCAACCAAGACCATCTCACCTGA
- a CDS encoding sigma-70 family RNA polymerase sigma factor, with translation MQSVEEQQILQILCRDPQKGLTEILDRYGGTLQAVIRRILHDPRDVEECIADVLVQCWRKAQSLQTQRTSLKGWLIVTARNKAIDRYRQLKREPTDPLPEDFERIVKEWENPDRSEAEELMAELVEEMEPPDREIFIRRYYGLESGREIGLALHMEEHAVNVRLSRGRARLKQKFLQRFGKEKRP, from the coding sequence ATGCAGAGCGTGGAGGAACAGCAGATTTTGCAGATACTCTGCCGGGATCCGCAAAAAGGACTGACAGAGATTCTGGACCGGTATGGCGGGACACTGCAGGCTGTGATACGCCGTATCCTGCATGATCCCAGGGATGTAGAGGAGTGTATAGCCGATGTGCTGGTACAGTGCTGGCGGAAGGCGCAATCTCTGCAAACACAGCGGACCAGTCTCAAAGGTTGGTTGATTGTGACGGCACGCAACAAGGCTATCGATCGATACCGACAGCTTAAAAGAGAACCGACCGATCCGCTGCCGGAAGACTTCGAACGGATCGTCAAAGAATGGGAAAATCCGGACCGTTCCGAGGCGGAAGAGCTGATGGCAGAACTGGTGGAAGAAATGGAGCCGCCGGATCGGGAAATTTTTATCCGCCGTTATTATGGACTGGAGTCCGGCCGGGAAATCGGACTGGCCCTGCACATGGAGGAACATGCCGTGAATGTGCGGCTTTCCCGGGGACGGGCACGCCTGAAACAGAAGTTCCTGCAACGATTCGGAAAGGAGAAAAGGCCATGA
- a CDS encoding galactokinase, with translation MANTIELKQQIAQGLYDGAFTKLYGADEKIVAAQRARYTQLIDRFAAEFGADRTVRLYSAPGRTEIGGNHTDHNNGVVLAGSVNLDIVAVVSPNNDNVVRVKSHGFEKIDDVDLSIRTPQPREAEHSASLIRGVAVGILNDGGKVGGFDAYTTSDVLRGSGLSSSAAFEVCIGAIFRGEYNDNDMEKFSQVRIAQIGQYAENVFFGKPCGLMDQTACAVGGVITIDFKDPEHPVVGQTEIDLAKHGFVMCISDTKGSHADLTDDYAAIRREMESVAAQFGKKVLREVPEEEFYAAIPKLRKAVGDRAVVRSIHFYNDCRRASELCEAVQKDEFDKFLRLIIEGGHSSFEFNQNAYSIKNPKEQGVPLALALSQKVLNGRGAWRLQGGGFAGTIQAFVPDDLVDAYRATIDACFGEGSCHVLNIRNYGAVPVTPEL, from the coding sequence ATGGCAAATACCATTGAATTGAAGCAGCAGATTGCCCAGGGCCTGTATGATGGTGCCTTCACCAAATTGTATGGCGCGGACGAGAAGATTGTTGCAGCCCAGCGGGCGCGTTACACCCAGCTGATCGACCGCTTTGCCGCAGAGTTCGGTGCTGATCGCACGGTGCGTCTGTACTCTGCCCCCGGCCGTACCGAGATCGGCGGCAACCACACCGACCACAACAACGGTGTGGTGCTGGCCGGTTCTGTGAACCTGGACATTGTGGCGGTGGTTTCGCCCAATAATGATAACGTTGTTCGGGTGAAATCCCACGGCTTCGAGAAAATCGATGATGTGGACCTGAGTATCCGTACTCCGCAGCCGCGGGAGGCGGAGCACTCTGCATCGCTGATCCGCGGCGTGGCGGTGGGCATCCTCAACGACGGCGGCAAGGTCGGAGGTTTCGATGCGTATACCACCAGCGATGTGTTGCGCGGATCCGGTCTGTCCAGCTCCGCCGCTTTCGAGGTGTGCATCGGTGCAATCTTCCGCGGCGAGTACAATGACAACGATATGGAAAAATTCAGCCAGGTCCGCATTGCGCAGATCGGCCAGTATGCGGAGAATGTATTCTTCGGCAAACCCTGCGGTCTGATGGACCAGACTGCCTGCGCGGTGGGCGGCGTTATCACCATTGACTTCAAGGATCCGGAGCATCCGGTGGTAGGGCAGACCGAGATCGATCTGGCCAAACATGGTTTCGTGATGTGCATCAGCGACACCAAGGGCAGCCATGCGGACCTGACCGATGACTACGCCGCCATCCGTCGGGAGATGGAAAGCGTCGCGGCACAGTTCGGCAAGAAAGTTCTGCGCGAAGTGCCTGAGGAAGAATTCTACGCGGCCATCCCCAAGCTGCGCAAGGCGGTGGGTGACCGTGCGGTGGTACGTTCCATCCATTTTTACAATGACTGCCGTCGCGCCTCCGAACTGTGCGAAGCGGTGCAGAAGGATGAGTTTGACAAGTTCCTGCGCCTGATCATCGAGGGCGGTCACTCCAGCTTTGAGTTCAACCAGAATGCGTACAGCATCAAGAATCCCAAGGAGCAGGGTGTACCTCTGGCGCTGGCGCTGAGCCAGAAGGTCCTCAACGGCCGTGGGGCCTGGCGTCTGCAGGGCGGCGGTTTTGCCGGAACCATTCAGGCGTTTGTGCCCGATGATCTGGTGGATGCCTATCGTGCCACGATTGACGCCTGTTTTGGCGAGGGCAGCTGCCATGTGCTGAATATCCGCAACTATGGTGCGGTGCCGGTCACGCCGGAACTGTAA